Proteins encoded by one window of Coregonus clupeaformis isolate EN_2021a unplaced genomic scaffold, ASM2061545v1 scaf0001, whole genome shotgun sequence:
- the LOC123482983 gene encoding uncharacterized protein LOC123482983 isoform X2, which translates to MRIDDHTPATDTPKIPKIPSWPGTPKQRPQEALLVEPCVALGQRLRPCYGPRGLAKSLLFRFPHGITNSPVTSPDTPSVLNHMALEDPSALTLASAASTQAREHGDGAGTVLLLAASLLTQAKDLLTLGVTGAEIQGGYRQACGRALALLEGMACGSLKDPREELDVRNILGPFLSSWQPGFEALLTGVVARCCVHSWRPITSGDRGEVWEGVTFDPSCVRVCTVLEKEIPDQGSETEDGQIETDGDGEELIQTKGEEERTGDEEVQMMKEEGKEMESEGTAEASEEEVEEGKEMESEGTAEASEEEVEEGKEMESEGTAEASEEEVEEGKEMESEGTAEASEEEVEEGKEMESEGTAEASEEEVEEGENETKSNESLREEEVENQDQQRICQKVEDAMKQMEDEKTRNEETEEEDDGVEENKFDDWVDLGLEIWRERSEGEGEVWREGENEGETVEAEGQKDRREARNRIDRRGGPYEVLIHGSFAKLMSRCSTQRQIYKHITSVRSAQHSRRLHRPKGRLTSPTTHHHHSPKKPHQSPRKTPTSYLSHSIPLWASVVVEEPLEEETCCKVTVTVRSPDQALLDSADAALRASLRVYCSLLAEPRVVPGAGASEVGLSAGLTQDGLTLVGMEQLAVHAFAQALLEPVKALGENGGTPADLAVLRGYKRRWKGKMEGTNGAYQGSSLCEGKVVGKKKAV; encoded by the coding sequence ATGAGAATTGACGACCACACCCCAGCAACAGACACTCCCAAAATCCCTAAGATCCCCAGTTGGCCTGGGACCCCTAAACAACGTCCCCAGGAGGCCCTCCTTGTGGAGCCATGTGTGGCCCTGGGCCAGCGTCTCCGCCCCTGCTATGGTCCCAGGGGCTTAGCCAAATCCCTTCTCTTCCGCTTCCCCCACGGCATCACCAACTCACCAGTCACCAGCCCTGACACCCCCTCCGTCCTAAACCACATGGCCCTGGAGGACCCCTCCGCCCTCACCCTGGCCTCCGCAGCCTCTACCCAGGCCAGGGAGCACGGTGATGGGGCTGGGACGGTCCTCCTCCTGGCCGCCTCTCTCCTGACCCAGGCTAAGGACCTACTAACCCTGGGGGTGACTGGGGCTGAGATCCAGGGGGGCTACCGCCAGGCGTGTGGCAGGGCCCTGGCTCTGTTAGAGGGGATGGCCTGTGGGTCCCTGAAGGACCCCAGGGAGGAGCTGGATGTGAGGAACATCCTGGggcccttcctctcctcctggcAGCCAGGGTTCGAGGCCCTGCTGACGGGGGTGGTGGCCCGGTGTTGTGTCCACAGCTGGAGACCCATAACTTCTGGTGACCGAGGAGAGGTGTGGGAAGGAGTGACCTTTGACCCCAGCTGTGTCAGAGTGTGTACGGTGCTAGAGAAGGAGATACCAGACCAGGGttcagagacagaggatggacAGATAGAaacagatggagatggagaggagctGATACAGacaaagggagaggaggagaggactggagatgAAGAAGTTCAGATGATGAAGGAGGAGGGAAAAGAGATGGAGAGTGAAGGGACTGCAGAGGCTAGTgaagaggaagtggaggagggaaAAGAGATGGAGAGTGAAGGGACTGCAGAGGCTAGTgaagaggaagtggaggagggaaAAGAGATGGAGAGTGAAGGGACTGCAGAGGCTAGTgaagaggaagtggaggagggaaAAGAGATGGAGAGTGAAGGGACTGCAGAGGCTAGTgaagaggaagtggaggagggaaAAGAGATGGAGAGTGAAGGGACTGCAGAGGCTAGTgaagaggaagtggaggagggagAAAACGAGACGAAGAGTAATGAGTcactcagagaggaagaggtagagaaccAAGATCAACAGAGAATATGTCAGAAGGTGGAGGATGCTATGAAACAAATGGAAGATGAAAAAACTAGAAATGAAGAAactgaggaggaggatgatggtgtGGAAGAAAACAAGTTTGACGACTGGGTGGATCTGGGCctggagatatggagagagagatccgaaggagaaggagaggtatggagagagggagagaatgaaggagagacAGTGGAGGCAGAGGGTCAGAAGGACAGAAGGGAGGCGAGGAACAGAATTGACAGAAGAGGAGGTCCGTATGAGGTCTTGATCCATGGCAGCTTTGCCAAACTCATGTCCCGCTGCTCCACTCAGAGGCAGATTTACAAGCATATCACCTCGGTCCGCTCTGCCCAACACAGTCGACGACTACACAGGCCTAAAGGGCGTCTGACAAGCCCAAcaacccaccaccaccactcacccaaaAAGCCCCACCAGTCACCCAGGAAAACCCCCACCTCCTACCTCAGCCACAGCATCCCTCTCTGGGCCAGCGTGGTAGTGGAGGAGCCCCTGGAGGAGGAGACCTGCTGTAAGGTCACAGTGACTGTCCGTAGCCCAGACCAGGCCCTGCTGGATAGCGCAGATGCTGCTCTGCGTGCCTCCCTGCGGGTTTACTGCTCCCTCCTAGCAGAGCCCAGGGTGGTCCCCGGGGCTGGAGCCTCTGAGGTGGGCTTGTCCGCAGGGCTGACCCAGGATGGGTTAACCCTGGTGGGCATGGAGCAGCTGGCCGTCCATGCCTTCGCCCAGGCCCTGCTGGAGCCAGTCAAAGCCCTGGGAGAGAATGGAGGGACCCCCGCGGACCTGGCCGTGCTGAGAGGATACAAACGCCGATGGAAGGGCAAGATGGAGGGGACCAATGGAGCGTATCAAG
- the LOC123482983 gene encoding T-complex protein 1 subunit theta-like isoform X1, whose amino-acid sequence MRIDDHTPATDTPKIPKIPSWPGTPKQRPQEALLVEPCVALGQRLRPCYGPRGLAKSLLFRFPHGITNSPVTSPDTPSVLNHMALEDPSALTLASAASTQAREHGDGAGTVLLLAASLLTQAKDLLTLGVTGAEIQGGYRQACGRALALLEGMACGSLKDPREELDVRNILGPFLSSWQPGFEALLTGVVARCCVHSWRPITSGDRGEVWEGVTFDPSCVRVCTVLEKEIPDQGSETEDGQIETDGDGEELIQTKGEEERTGDEEVQMMKEEGKEMESEGTAEASEEEVEEGKEMESEGTAEASEEEVEEGKEMESEGTAEASEEEVEEGKEMESEGTAEASEEEVEEGKEMESEGTAEASEEEVEEGENETKSNESLREEEVENQDQQRICQKVEDAMKQMEDEKTRNEETEEEDDGVEENKFDDWVDLGLEIWRERSEGEGEVWREGENEGETVEAEGQKDRREARNRIDRRGGPYEVLIHGSFAKLMSRCSTQRQIYKHITSVRSAQHSRRLHRPKGRLTSPTTHHHHSPKKPHQSPRKTPTSYLSHSIPLWASVVVEEPLEEETCCKVTVTVRSPDQALLDSADAALRASLRVYCSLLAEPRVVPGAGASEVGLSAGLTQDGLTLVGMEQLAVHAFAQALLEPVKALGENGGTPADLAVLRGYKRRWKGKMEGTNGAYQGVLDRLGCKASAIEKATKASLAVLTELLSQIAAEEDKTKIFFPVTTEQAWLPSPPPYTLHIQDLFRDSEVDD is encoded by the coding sequence ATGAGAATTGACGACCACACCCCAGCAACAGACACTCCCAAAATCCCTAAGATCCCCAGTTGGCCTGGGACCCCTAAACAACGTCCCCAGGAGGCCCTCCTTGTGGAGCCATGTGTGGCCCTGGGCCAGCGTCTCCGCCCCTGCTATGGTCCCAGGGGCTTAGCCAAATCCCTTCTCTTCCGCTTCCCCCACGGCATCACCAACTCACCAGTCACCAGCCCTGACACCCCCTCCGTCCTAAACCACATGGCCCTGGAGGACCCCTCCGCCCTCACCCTGGCCTCCGCAGCCTCTACCCAGGCCAGGGAGCACGGTGATGGGGCTGGGACGGTCCTCCTCCTGGCCGCCTCTCTCCTGACCCAGGCTAAGGACCTACTAACCCTGGGGGTGACTGGGGCTGAGATCCAGGGGGGCTACCGCCAGGCGTGTGGCAGGGCCCTGGCTCTGTTAGAGGGGATGGCCTGTGGGTCCCTGAAGGACCCCAGGGAGGAGCTGGATGTGAGGAACATCCTGGggcccttcctctcctcctggcAGCCAGGGTTCGAGGCCCTGCTGACGGGGGTGGTGGCCCGGTGTTGTGTCCACAGCTGGAGACCCATAACTTCTGGTGACCGAGGAGAGGTGTGGGAAGGAGTGACCTTTGACCCCAGCTGTGTCAGAGTGTGTACGGTGCTAGAGAAGGAGATACCAGACCAGGGttcagagacagaggatggacAGATAGAaacagatggagatggagaggagctGATACAGacaaagggagaggaggagaggactggagatgAAGAAGTTCAGATGATGAAGGAGGAGGGAAAAGAGATGGAGAGTGAAGGGACTGCAGAGGCTAGTgaagaggaagtggaggagggaaAAGAGATGGAGAGTGAAGGGACTGCAGAGGCTAGTgaagaggaagtggaggagggaaAAGAGATGGAGAGTGAAGGGACTGCAGAGGCTAGTgaagaggaagtggaggagggaaAAGAGATGGAGAGTGAAGGGACTGCAGAGGCTAGTgaagaggaagtggaggagggaaAAGAGATGGAGAGTGAAGGGACTGCAGAGGCTAGTgaagaggaagtggaggagggagAAAACGAGACGAAGAGTAATGAGTcactcagagaggaagaggtagagaaccAAGATCAACAGAGAATATGTCAGAAGGTGGAGGATGCTATGAAACAAATGGAAGATGAAAAAACTAGAAATGAAGAAactgaggaggaggatgatggtgtGGAAGAAAACAAGTTTGACGACTGGGTGGATCTGGGCctggagatatggagagagagatccgaaggagaaggagaggtatggagagagggagagaatgaaggagagacAGTGGAGGCAGAGGGTCAGAAGGACAGAAGGGAGGCGAGGAACAGAATTGACAGAAGAGGAGGTCCGTATGAGGTCTTGATCCATGGCAGCTTTGCCAAACTCATGTCCCGCTGCTCCACTCAGAGGCAGATTTACAAGCATATCACCTCGGTCCGCTCTGCCCAACACAGTCGACGACTACACAGGCCTAAAGGGCGTCTGACAAGCCCAAcaacccaccaccaccactcacccaaaAAGCCCCACCAGTCACCCAGGAAAACCCCCACCTCCTACCTCAGCCACAGCATCCCTCTCTGGGCCAGCGTGGTAGTGGAGGAGCCCCTGGAGGAGGAGACCTGCTGTAAGGTCACAGTGACTGTCCGTAGCCCAGACCAGGCCCTGCTGGATAGCGCAGATGCTGCTCTGCGTGCCTCCCTGCGGGTTTACTGCTCCCTCCTAGCAGAGCCCAGGGTGGTCCCCGGGGCTGGAGCCTCTGAGGTGGGCTTGTCCGCAGGGCTGACCCAGGATGGGTTAACCCTGGTGGGCATGGAGCAGCTGGCCGTCCATGCCTTCGCCCAGGCCCTGCTGGAGCCAGTCAAAGCCCTGGGAGAGAATGGAGGGACCCCCGCGGACCTGGCCGTGCTGAGAGGATACAAACGCCGATGGAAGGGCAAGATGGAGGGGACCAATGGAGCGTATCAAGGTGTGTTGGACAGGCTAGGGTGTAAGGCTAGTGCCATAGAGAAAGCTACAAAGGCATCACTAGCTGTCCTCACTGAACTCCTGAGCCAGATAGCAGCGGAGGAGGACAAGACCAAAATCTTCTTCCCAGTTACCACAGAACAGGCATGGCTCCC